In Gossypium arboreum isolate Shixiya-1 chromosome 6, ASM2569848v2, whole genome shotgun sequence, the following are encoded in one genomic region:
- the LOC108485051 gene encoding uncharacterized protein LOC108485051: MEEELANLNLLDDKEEAFQGDITVVERNYQFCLVGRCLTDSVVHFSSLHNTMADLWHPIGGICITDLRDKRYLFQFFNDVDVQRVATGTPWFFNNHLLILQRIQNGENPLDLALNFMEFWVQIHELPSSLMNETMANQFGDCLGKFLDFDNSNPVSGNQKYMRIRVRLDVTGPLKRKKKIQIGKGMAVYARFKYEKLSLFCFICGRLGHGESYCPFCLKIEPSKIIFGWDLSLRAAPRRRNTVVSRWLREADGSQCCGENMESFNQGSNFNKMRDSGRQSGENIGNQLSNPNLIPLGSNHQYCLNGQSNWRN; this comes from the coding sequence ATGGAGGAGGAGTTAGCCAACTTGAACTTGCTGGATGATAAGGAGGAGGCGTTCCAAGGGGATATAACGGTTGTAGAGCGGAACTACCAGTTTTGTTTGGTGGGGCGATGCCTTACAGACAGTGTTGTTCATTTCTCGTCTCTACATAATACGATGGCGGACCTTTGGCATCCAATCGGAGGAATTTGCATTACGGATTTAAGGGACAAACGGTACCTATTCCAATTTTTTAATGACGTTGATGTCCAAAGGGTAGCTACTGGCACGCCATGGTTTTTTAATAATCACCTGCTGATACTGCAAAGAATTCAAAATGGAGAAAATCCGTTAGATTTGGCGTTAAATTTTATGGAGTTTTGGGTTCAAATTCATGAACTGCCATCAAGTCTAATGAATGAAACTATGGCTAATCAGTTTGGAGATTGTTTGGGAAAATTTCTTGACTTTGATAATTCCAATCCAGTCTCGGGGAATCAAAAATATATGCGCATTCGTGTTCGGTTGGATGTAACTGGCCCGTTAAAACGCAAGAAAAAGATCCAGATTGGGAAAGGTATGGCTGTTTACGCTCGctttaaatatgaaaagttaaGTTTGTTTTGCTTCATTTGTGGAAGATTGGGACATGGTGAGAGTTACTGCCCTTTTTGTcttaaaatcgaaccatcaaaaattatttttggcTGGGATCTATCACTACGTGCGGCACCGAGACGCCGGAATACAGTGGTGAGTAGGTGGTTGCGTGAAGCTGATGGGTCACAGTGTTGTGGTGAAAATATGGAAAGTTTCAATCAAGGCAGTAATTTTAATAAGATGAGAGATTCGGGGAGGCAATCAGGGGAGAATATTGGGAATCAACTATCAAATCCCAATTTAATTCCTTTGGGATCAAATCACCAGTATTGCCTTAATGGGCAGAGTAACTGGCGTAATTAG
- the LOC108485810 gene encoding F-box/kelch-repeat protein At3g06240-like, with the protein MVKREKIAPSFQVPDDVEIDILSRLSVKSLLRFKCVKKSWRNFIEDPVFIAMHLNYYGKSSVGFLLYGSRPYKYIKQYLNCSSIDVSMSIKILFGKSPGYMIGSTNGLVCLSNDLYFFLKEDKRLSIYICNPSTREILELPECHHAHNDFVLSIGFGFCPKFNDYKVVVVKLLDSVVNVRDPNCCLFSLGVEVYSLNRNSWRSTKIVNPRSVLTTSFQGKVYFNGAFHWGGRDLKSSKRMIMSFQFDEEVFRELNLPNHPDFQKENYFLNALIIEYQNFFSLIIKQKVNMHVYDLWVMKEYGVSDSWIKQLTIEVPILEDRLMFQPVMSFENNVELLVLRDWYGRIVWYNTKTKQIERSKEVLRGRSIRYKESLVSLSTKKVV; encoded by the coding sequence ATGGTGAAAAGGGAGAAGATTGCACCAAGTTTTCAAGTTCCTGACGATGTCGAAATAGATATCTTATCAAGATTGTCAGTGAAGAGTTTACTTCGATTCAAATGCGTTAAGAAATCATGGCGTAATTTCATTGAAGATCCTGTTTTCATCGCCATGCATCTCAATTATTACGGTAAAAGTAGTGTAGGTTTTTTACTTTATGGATCTCGTCCTTATAAGTACATTAAGCAATATCTTAATTGCAGCAGCATCGATGTTTCGATGTCGATCAAAATTTTATTTGGGAAATCACCCGGATacatgattggttcaaccaatggATTAGTTTGTTTGAGTAATGATTTATATTTCTTCTTGAAGGAAGATAAAAGGTTGAGTATATATATTTGCAATCCTTCTACAAGAGAAATTTTGGAGCTTCCGGAATGTCATCATGCTCATAATGATTTTGTTCTTAGTATTGGCTTTGGGTTTTGTCCTAAATTTAATGATTATAAAGTGGTAGTAGTAAAGCTTCTAGACTCTGTAGTAAATGTTAGAGACCCCAATTGTTGTCTATTTTCATTAGGGGTTGAAGTTTATAGCTTGAATAGGAATTCATGGAGAAGTACAAAAATAGTAAATCCAAGGTCTGTTTTGACGACTTCATTCCAAGGTAAAGTGTATTTCAATGGAGCCTTTCACTGGGGAGGACGAGATCTAAAGTCATCTAAGAGGATGATCATGTCATTTCAATTTGATGAGGAGGTATTTCGAGAGCTTAATTTGCCAAATCACCCTGATTTTCAAAAGGAGAATTACTTTCTGAATGCACTGATTATAGAATATcaaaatttcttttctttgatcATCAAACAAAAAGTAAATATGCATGTTTATGATTTATGGGTGATGAAGGAATATGGTGTATCAGATTCTTGGATTAAGCAGTTGACGATCGAAGTACCGATCCTGGAAGATCGTCTAATGTTTCAACCGGTGATGAGCTTTGAGAACAATGTTGAGCTTCTTGTCCTTAGAGATTGGTATGGGAGAATCGTTTGGTATAATACAAAAACCAAGCAAATTGAGAGGTCAAAGGAAGTATTAAGAGGGCGATCCATTCGTTACAAGGAAAGCTTGGTTTCATTGTCCACAAAAAAAGTAGTATGA
- the LOC108485511 gene encoding pentatricopeptide repeat-containing protein At5g66520-like, translating into MRKPNPQKLIKAFNNWTLAIKNASSPHQALVLYSQMHRQSVPFNSFSILFTLKSCTPLRKPSLVAHLHCHILKLGFVSHVYVATSLLNAYVVSCFDDACKLFDEIPERNIVTWNTMITGYSRSGDVIKAYAFFKAMPLRDVASWSAMIAAFMNNWKWNCGLSCFREMVANERLKPDEVTVGAVLSGCGHMGSLGLLAGRSVHAFIAKNGWNLTVEIGTVLVDMYAKCGLLKYACIVFNAMQQRNVMTWTALISGSAQHGYSEEALSFFEAIQETGMKPNEMTFTGILNACARKGLVKEGCKYFDMIEQYGLQTRIHHYGCMVDLYGKAGLLEEAYRVISTMKVEPNVFIWSSFLSACKDHKQFQMADRVIKQVMETVKPESDGGVYSLISDLYVLNEKWDDAERVRKLMVNQYVRKTRGSSFIRS; encoded by the coding sequence ATGCGCAAACCAAACCCACAAAAACTTATAAAAGCTTTCAACAATTGGACTTTAGCCATAAAAAATGCTTCTTCTCCTCACCAAGCCTTGGTTCTTTACTCTCAAATGCATCGCCAATCGGTTCCTTTTAATAGTTTCTCAATTCTCTTCACCCTCAAGTCATGTACTCCTTTGCGAAAACCGAGTCTCGTTGCCCACCTCCATTGTCATATCTTGAAGTTAGGGTTCGTTTCCCATGTCTATGTGGCTACTTCTTTGTTGAATGCGTACGTGGTTTCTTGTTTTGACGATGCATGCAAACTGTTCGATGAAATTCCTGAGAGAAACATTGTTACCTGGAACACCATGATAACTGGTTATTCACGGTCTGGGGATGTAATCAAAGCGTATGCCTTTTTTAAGGCAATGCCTTTGAGGGATGTTGCTTCTTGGTCTGCCATGATTGCGGCTTTCATGAATAACTGGAAATGGAATTGTGGGTTATCTTGTTTTAGAGAAATGGTAGCAAATGAGAGGTTGAAACCTGACGAAGTGACTGTGGGAGCGGTTCTATCTGGCTGCGGTCACATGGGATCTCTTGGATTATTGGCGGGAAGATCGGTCCATGCGTTTATAGCTAAAAATGGGTGGAACTTGACTGTCGAAATCGGCACTGTTTTGGTAGATATGTATGCAAAATGTGGTTTATTGAAGTATGCTTGTATAGTTTTCAATGCAATGCAACAAAGAAATGTAATGACTTGGACGGCATTGATTAGTGGATCTGCACAACATGGCTACAGTGAAGAGGCACTGTCTTTCTTTGAAGCAATCCAAGAGACGGGAATGAAGCCTAATGAGATGACTTTTACAGGCATTCTCAATGCATGTGCTCGTAAAGGTTTAGTCAAGGAAGGCTGCAAGTATTTCGATATGATCGAACAATATGGTTTGCAGACAAGGATTCACCATTATGGGTGCATGGTTGACTTGTATGGCAAGGCAGGGTTGCTAGAAGAAGCTTATCGGGTTATCAGTACAATGAAAGTTGAACCCAATGTTTTTATATGGAGTTCTTTTTTGTCAGCTTGTAAGGATCATAAGCAATTTCAGATGGCTGACAGAGTGATCAAGCAAGTGATGGAAACGGTAAAGCCAGAGAGTGATGGGGGGGTTTATTCTCTTATATCTGATTTATATGTTTTGAATGAGAAATGGGATGATGCGGAAAGAGTAAGGAAACTAATGGTTAATCAATATGTGAGGAAGACTAGGGgctctagttttattagaagttGA